A segment of the Candidatus Methylomirabilota bacterium genome:
ATGATCATCGTCATGGTGAACTTCACGGTGGATCTCCTCTATATCTACCTGAACCCGCAGATCCGGGTGCGCTGAGCGCGCCATGTCCATCGGGACGCTCGCCCCGCCGCTGGAGGCCGCCGCCCTCGCGCGCCCGGCCGAGGGCTCGCGCGTCTGGCGCAAGCTCGTCCGCAACCCCGCCGCCCTCGCGGGCGCGCTCGTCCTTTTGGTGGTCGTCGGGGCCGCGGTGTTCGCGCCGTGGGTGGCGCCGCAGGATCCGACGCGGCAGAGCCTGATCCGCCGCTTCATCCCGCCGGTGTGGGCGGACGGCGGCAAGGCCGCCCACCTGCTCGGCACCGATCAGGTCGGGCGCGACATCCTCAGCCGCATCATCTACGGCGCGCGCGTGTCCCTCCTGGTCGGGGTCTCCGCGGTGGCGGTGAGCCTCACCGTCGGGGTGACGCTCGGCCTCCTCGCGGGCTTTCTCCACGGCCGCGTGGACACCGTCATCACGACGGTGGTGGACGTGTGGCTGTCGTTCCCGCAGCTCCTGCTCGCGCTCGCCTTCGTGGCCGCGCTGGGTCCCAGCCTCACCACCATCATCGTGGTCCTGGGCTTCACCGGCTGGGAGCGCTACACGCGGGTGGTGCGCGCGGAAGTGCTGGCCCTGCGCGAGAAGGACTTCGTCGAGGCCGCCCGCGCAATGGGAGCGTCGGCGACCCGCACCATCATGCGGCACCTTCTCCCGAACACCTTCTCGTCCATCATCGTCCTCGCCACCCTTCAGGTCGCCCAGGCCATCCTGCAGGAGGCGGCGCTGTCATTCCTCGGCGTGGGTACGGGCAGCGCGTACCCGACCTGGGGCCAGATGATCGCGCTGGGCCGCGACTTCGTGAGCGTCGCGTGGTGGCTCCCCACGTTTCCCGGGCTCGCCATTCTCGTCACCGTCCTCGCCATCAATCTCGTGGGCGATCGGCTGCGGGATGCCCTCGACCCGCGGATCGGCTAGGAGTACAGTGCCGCCATGAGCATCCCTGCCCCCGCCCGCGCCAGCGCTGACGTCGGCCTCATCGGCCTCGCCGTGATGGGCGAGAATCTCGCGCTCAACATTGCGGACCACGGCTATCGCGTCGCCGTGTACAACCGGACGACCGCGGTGACCGAGAAGTTCCTCTCCCAGCACCTCGACACGCCGGGCGGGCTCGTCGGCGCCGCCGCCCTGCCGGACTTCGTGACCGCGCTCCGGAAGCCGCGGAAGATCATCGTGCTGGTGAAGGCCGGCCCGCCGGTGGACGCGATCGTGGAGCAGCTCCTGGGCGCGGGCGTGGAGCCCGACGACATCGTGGTCGACTGCGGCAACAGCCAGTGGACCGACACCATCCGCCGCGAGAAGCAGTACGCGGCCGGGTGCCGCTTCTTCGGCTCCGGCGTGAGCGGCGGCGAGCTGGGCGCGCGCTTCGGCCCGTCGATGATGCCGGGCGGCCATCCCGAGTCCTGGCAGCATCTCCGTCCCATCTGGGAAGCCGTCGCCGCCAAGGTGGATGCGCGCACCGGGGTGCCGCTCGAGGACTACGCGCCGGGCAAGCCGGTGACGGGCGGCGAGCCCTGCACCGCCTACATCGGCCCCAACGGCGCCGGCCATTACGTGAAGATGGTCCACAACGGGATCGAGTACATCGACATGCAGCTCATCTCGGAGGCCTATCACCTCCTCTCGACGCTGGGCGGCATGAAGCCGGACGCGCTCTCCGAGACCTTCGCGGAGTGGAACCGCGGCGAGCTCTCCTCCTACCTCATCCAGATCACCGCCGACATCCTGCGCCAGCGCGATCCCGCCAATCCCCGTCGCTTCTTCGTGGACGCGGTGCTGGACGCCGCCGGCCAGAAGGGCACGGGGAAGTGGACGAGTGTGAGCGCGCTCGACATGGGCATCCCTGCCAACGCCATCGCGGAGGCGGTGTTCGCCCGCTGCCTCTCCGCCCTCAAGGAGGAGCGGGTGGCGGCGTCCAAGGTGCTCAAGGGCCCGCGCGCGCCCTATCGCGGGTCGAAGAACAAGTTGACGGAGTCGGTGCGCCGCGCCCTCTACTCCTCCAAGATCTGCGCCTACGCCCAGGGCTTCCAGCTCATGCGCGCGGCTCAGGACGAGTACAAGTGGACGCTCGACTTCGGCACCATCGCCGCGATCTGGCGGGGCGGCTGCATCATCCGCGCGCGCTTCCTCCAGAAGATCACCGACGCCTACCGGCGCGATCCCAAGCTCGTCAACCTCATGCTGGATCCCTACTTCAAGCGCGCGCTCGCCTCGGGTCAGGACGCGTGGCGCGAGGTGGTGAGCCTGGCGGCCAAGCACGGCATCCCCGCCCCGGCGTTCAGCAGCGCGCTCGCCTACTTCGACGGCTATCGCGCCGCGCGGCTGCCCGCGAATCTCCTCCAGGCGCAGCGCGACTACTTCGGCGCGCATACCTACGAGCGGGTGGACGCGCCGCGCGGGAAGTTCTTCCACGTGGACTGGCCGGACCCGAAGCGCCCGCAGCTGCCCGTCTGATCGCCGCGTGGCCGCGCCGCTGACGTTCGGCACCAACCGCTTCGGCTTTCCCGACCCGGCCCGCCTCGCCGCCACCTGCCGCGACGCCGAGGCGGCGGGCTTCGATCATCTGTGGTTTCCCGACAGCCAGCTCCGCAACGGCGACGTGTTCGTCAACGTGCTGACCGCGGCGCAAGCCACGCGACACGCCAAGGTGGGCACGCTGCTCGTGAACCCGGTGACGCGCCATCCCAGCGTGATCGCCGCGAGCGCGGCGGCCGTGGACATGTACGCGCCGGGACGGGTCTTCCTCGGTATCGGCTCCGGCGACACCGCGGTGTGGCAGGTGGGGCTACGCCCCGCGCGCCTCGCCGAGCAGGAGGCCGCGGTGAAGATGATCCGCGCGCTCCTGGCCGGCGAGGGCGTGCCGCTCGGCTGGACCGCGCCGTCCCGCCTCCAGACCCCGCGTCCGGTCCCGGTCGTCGTGGCGGGCAGCGGGCCCAAGACCCTCCGGATGGCCGGTCGCTCGGCGGACGGCGTGGTGATCCGCATCGGCGCCGATCCCGCCCTCGTGCAGTGGGGCTACGACGAGTTCTGCGCGGGCGCGCGCGAGGCCGGGCGCGATCCCGCCACGCTCTGGGTGGCCGGACACTTCCACACCGTGCTCAGCGACGACGTGGATCTCGCCGAGGCGCGGGGGCGCGTGATGGCGGCCGGCTACTACGAGGTGAACCGTGGCACGTGGGAGCGCCTGGGCCTCCGGTGGCCGTGCGCTCCGATCGAGCGCATCCTCGAGGAGGTGCGCCCCGACTTCCATCACGCCTACGACATGGCGCTGGCCGCCAAGCACGTGGAGGCGATTCCGGTGGAGGTCGCGCGGCGGTTCTGCCTCATGGGCTCGGCCGCCGATGTGCGCCTGCAGCTCGAAGGGCTGGTCGAGCGCGTTCCCTGGATGCGGCACGTGATTCTGCAGCCGAACATGCCGGGCCCGAGCTTCATCGAGGCCTGCGGCGCCGAGGTGCTGCGCGCGTTCAGATAGCCCTCACCCAGCCCCGTAGAGCCGCATCGCCCGCCGCACCTCGCCCAGCGTCGCCGCCGCAACCGCCCGCCCCCGCGCCGTCCCCTCATGGAGCACGCGCCCCACGGCGGCGCGATCCCCAGCCCACTCCGCGCGTCGCCGTCGAATGGGCTCGAGCAGCGCCTCGAGCACCTCGAGCAGCCGCCGCTTGACGACGGTGTCGCCGAGACCCCCGGCGCGATAGCGTTGCTTGAGGCGCGCGACCTCCGCCGGGTCGGGATCGAAGGCGTCGAGGTAGGCGAAGACGGGATTCCCTTCCACCGTCCCCGGATCTTCCACGCGGACATGCTTGGGATCGGTGAACATCCCGCGCACGCGCGCCGCCACGACGTCCGGAGGGTCGGAGAGGTTGATCACGTTGCCGAGCGTCTTGCTCATCTTGGCGTCGCCGTCCGTGCCGGGCAGGCGCGACACCGCGCCCAGCAGCGCCTCGGGCTCGATCAGCACCGGCCCGGCCTCGCCCGGGTACAGGCGGTTGAAGCGCCGCACGATCTCCGCCGCCACCTCGATCATCGGGAGCTGATCGTCCCCCACGGGCACGAGATGCGCCTTAAACGCAGCGATGTCGGCGGCCTGGCTCACCGGATAGACCAGGAAGCCCGCGGGCACGTCGGCCTCGAAGCCCTTCTGCCGCATCTCGTCCTTCACGGTGGGATTGCGCTGCAGCCGTGCGACCGTGACCAGGTTCAGGAAGTAGAAGGTCAGCTCGGCCAGCTCGGCCACCTGGCTCTGCACCACGACCGTGGCGACGGCGGGGTCGATACCCACCGCGAGGTAGTCGAGCGCCACCTCGGACACGTGCTCGCGGATCTGCTCGGGCGCGTCCACGTGATCGGTGAGCGCCTGAAGATCGGCGATCAGCACGTAGGTGTCGTGCTCGCGCTGGAGCGCGACCCGCTGCTTCAGCGAGCCCACGTAGTGCCCGAGATGCAACGGGCCAGTTGGCCGGTCGCCGGTGAGAATCGTCTTCCGCATGATCCCCCTCCCCAAAATGACGAGAACCGCCGGCCTCGACTCGAGCGGCGGTTCTTGGAGACCAGGGGCCGCCTGTCGAGGCAGCCCCTGACAGAGATCGCGTCGCGCTAGGGGGCCGCCGTGCTCGGCGGCCAGCACCAGGACATCCGCATCACGTGCGACATGGGAGGCATCGTATCACTCCTACCCTCTTTTTCTCTTGACACGTTTCGCCCACCTTTGAACAGTCACGCGGTCGACCGCCGCCGCGACGCATCTGAGTGCGCACGACTGTCGCCACGGCGAAACTTCGAGCGCGGAGCCGTCGAACATCATTCTTGGCTCCGCAAACTCTCGACCTGGCGGTCACACCGCGACGTCGAATCGGCAGTATAGAGTCGACACAGACCAAGGAGACAAACCATGCCGACTCTCATGCCCACTGTCCAACCGGCGCATCCGCAGGTCGCCGCGCTCGAGCTTCTCGGCGACGAGATCGCCGAACTGTCGGCGCGGCTCGATGCCGCCACCGCGCGCCTCCTCACCCTCATCCGCGAGTTCGATGAGCGCCGCGGCTGGAACACCGGCTTCCGCTCCTGCGCCGAGTGGCTGAGCTGGCGAGTCGGCCTGGAACCGGGGGCAGCACGCGAACGCGTACGGGTTGCTCACGCGCTCGCGAACCTTCCCCTCCTCAGCGATGCCTTGGCGCGAGGCGAGCTGTCCTATTCGAAGGTACGGGCGTTGACCCGTATCGCGACGCCTGAGACGGAAGTCCGGTTGCTCACGGTGGGCCGAGCCGGGACCGTCGCACATGTGGAGCGCATCGTCCGAGGCTGGCGTCGGGTTGACCGCCTGGCCGAGGCGCGCGAAGCCGGAGTGCAGCAGCGGAATCGCGCGTTCCACACGCACTATGACGACGACGGCATGCTCGTCATCCATGGACGCCTCGCCCCCGAGGTCGGAGCGCTGCTCCGCCAGGCGCTACATGCCGCGTGCGACACTCTGTTCCGCGAGCAGGGTGGCAACACCTCTGAGAGCGACGCGCAAAGGCGCGCCGACGCCCTGGCCCGAATCGTGGAGACGGCGCTACATCACGGTATGAATTCCGGGACCTCGGGGGAACGCTATCAGGTCGTGATCCATGTAGATGGTGGGCAGTCGGTTCTCGAAGACGGACCGCACGTTTCAGCTGAAACGTCGGAGCGACTCACCTGTGACGCCACGCGCACATGGATACGGCATGACCAGTCCGGGACCCCTGTGGAAGTCGGCACGAGAACCCGGGCGATTTCACCGGCGCTGCGCCGAGCGCTTGAGTACCGCGACCACGGCTGCCGCTTTCCCGGTTGCGGCGTGCGCCATGGGCAGGGCCATCACATTCGACACTGGGCGCGCGGAGGGCCAACGGCTCTCGCCAATCTCGTAACACTATGCCGCCACCACCATCGCGCGGTCCACGAGGAGGGCTATCAAATCGCTCGAGAGGCGGATGGGACGCTGAGATTCTACGAGCCGGACGGCACACCCCTACTCGAGGTACCACCTCCCGTCCTGCTCGGCGAGAATCCAGTCGCGGCCATCCGGGCCCTGAACGACCAGGAAGGGGTGCGGATCGGCCCGAGGACCGGACTCTCCGAATGGCGGGGCGAGCGGTTCGATGTGGGGTGGGCGATCGATGTGCTCCACCCGAGGGCCAATCCGGCTCGCTAGCGGCCCCTATCGACGCGGCAGCATCGCCAGCCCGTCGTAGAGGTGAATCGGTCGAGCGCATGGCCTTCACCGAGTCGCCGAGGTGGAGGCTCCCGTTCTCGGAGTGGGCCTGCGTGTGGGGGTCGGCCACGCCCATCAAGATGCAGGGCGCGCCCTCGAGGAGATCGGCGAAGGGCTGCACGAAGCCGATGGTGCCGCCGCCCCATCATGGCCCATGCTCGCGGTCTCCGCGAGAGGCTACCGGCGCGGTACCGCCGCCAGCGCGTCGTACAGGTGAATCGTCGAGCGCATGGCCTTCACCCAGTCGCCCAGATGGAGGCTCTCGTTCTCGGAGTGGGCCTGGCTGTTGGGGTCGATCACGCCCATGAGGATGCAGGGCGCGCCCCTGAGGAGATCGGCGAAGGGCTGCACGAAGCCGATGGTGCCGCCCGCGCCGACCATGGCGGTCTCCTTGCCGAAGCCCGCCTTGAGGGCCGCGCGCGCCGCCTCGAAGGCCGGACCTTCGGGATCGGTGGTCCACCACGGGCTGGTGCCGGTCACGGTGGCGCGCACCTTCATCCCGAACGGGGGCTTCGCGGTGAGCTTCTTGACGATGAGCCGGCCCGCCTCGCGCGCGTCCATCCCGGGGACAGTGCGGAGCGACAGGCGTGCTTTGGCCGCCTCGATGATCTGGTTGGAGGAGCCGAGGAAGGGGCGTGCCTCCAGGGCGATCACAGTGAGGGCGGGCCGGGTCCACATCCGCTCGAGCAGCGAGTACTTCTTCTCGCCCCAGAGCCGCACACCGGGGAGCATGCCCGAGTCTCTCTTGAACTTACCCTCGGCGAGCGGAAGCTTGCGCAAGCGGGCGAGCTGCTTGGCGCTGGGCCGCGCGACCTTCTTGTAGAGGCCCGGCACGTTGAGCGCGCCGTCCTGGGTGCGCAGGTCCGCGATCATCGCGCAGAGGATCTGTACGGGGTCGGGCACGGGGCCGCTGTAGCCCGAGTGCAACGGCTGGTGCAACCCGTGCACCTCCACGTCCACCTGGCAGATGCCGCGGAGCTGATAGGTCAGCGCCGGATGTCCCACGTCGTAGTTGCCGGTGTCGGTCAGCACGATGAAATCTGCGGCCATCTTCGCCTTGTGGTGCTCGAGGAACCGGCCGAGGTTCATCGAGCCGATCTCTTCCTCGCCCTCGATGATGAACTTGACGTTCAGCGGGAGCGTCTTCGCCGCGCGGAGATAGGCGCCCACCGCGGCCACGTGGGCCATGACCCCGCCCTTGTCATCCGCGGTGCCGCGGCCGTAGAGCCGCCCGTCGCGCTCGGTGGGCTCGAAGGCCGGCGAGAGCCACTTCTCCGAGCGGCCCGGCGGCTGCACGTCGTGGTGGCCGTAGAGCAGCACGGTGGGCGCCCCCGGCCGGTGCAGCCAGTCTCCGTAGACATAGGGGTGCACGCCGGGGATCTCGAGCACCTCCACGTGCTCGACGCCGGCGTCGCGCAGCGTCTGCGCCACCGCCTGCGCGGAGCGGCGCACCTCGTCGGGAGGAAAGCCCGCGGCGGACATGCTGGGGATGCGACAGAGATCGACCAGCGTCCGCTTCCAGTGATCGAGCCGCGCGTCGAGATCGCCGAGGGCCTCGCGAACCATGCCGTTGGTGGCCATGTTCACCCCTTTACCATAGCCCGGAGCGCTGCGCCCTCCGTCTTGAGCCACTCGAAGAGAATGCCCACGTCCCAGCCCATGCAGAAGTGGCGCACGCCCATGTCGAGATAGGGCCGCGCCTGCTCCGGGCTGTCGATCTCCACCCGTGGCGCCACGCCCAGGCGCAGCGCCGTCTTGATCACGTGCCGCTCCGCCTCCTTCACGCGCGGGTGCTCCCACTGTCCAGGGATGCCGATGCTCATCGAGTAGTCGGCGGGCCCGAACTGCACCATGTCCACGCCCTTCACCGACAGCATGGCCTCCACGTTGTCCACCGCGGAGGCCTTCTCGATCATGACCGCGATCACCACGTCCTCCAGGGCCTGCACGAAGGCGGGCGAGCCCACGTCCACCACATAGCCCACGTCGCGGCGCATGCCCACGCCGTGGATGCCGCCCGTCGCCGGCGTCTCGGCCCGCACGGCGCGCACGCACTCGCGCACGTCGTCCACCGTGCGCGGATCGGCGAACAGCACGTTCTGGATGCCCGCGCCGATCGCGCGCACCGCGAGATAGGTCCGCGGCTGCTGCTCGATCTTCATCATCGCCGACATGTTTGGGAAGGTGTCGACGGCGCGGGCGAGGTTCTCGAGGGCGAAGAGGTCGTAGGGCGCGTACTCCCCCACGAACTCGACGTAGTCGAAGAGGCCGGAGTGCCCGACCAGCTCGGCCACCGCCGGCCACACCGTGTGGATGTGGGTCCCGAAGGTGGGCTGGCCGGCGCGGAGAAGCTCACGGAGTCGGTTGGGGCGCATCGTGGAGGCTCCCGTAAGATATCCGATCAGCGGGACGGACGCGCCCGGTCGAGCGCGTCCGCGAGGTAGCGCGCGAGCGCCGCCTCGGAGGTGAACTCAGGCGTGGTGTCGGGCACGCCCAGATAGTAGACGACCAGAGGAACGGGCGCGCTCGCGCCGGGCGGAGGCTCGAGTCGTAGCTCCAGCCGCGGATGCTCGGCGAAGTCGGCGCGCCGCCGGCGCACCTCCGCGATGCCTCGCAAGGCCTGCGGCGGAAGCACCTCCCGCCGCGCGCCGCCGAAGGGATCCACCGCTTCCACGCGCAGCCCGGCGAAGCGTGGGGCCGCCACGCGGATCACCACCTGCGTATCGTCCTCGCGCGCGGCACGCAGGATGGCCCAGACCATGACCACATCCGGGGTGACGAAGACGGAGTTCTCGCCGTGAAGCGCGGCGGCCGGGGCCTGCGCGCGCGCGAGCACGAGCGGCCCGGCAGCCCAGCTCAGCGAGAGCGCGAGGGCGATGGCCGCCGCGCGCCTCATTCCGTCGCCGGCAAGAGGGCCACGCGGTCGGGCGGCAGGCGGAGGCGCACGGCCTGGCCCTCGCCGAGCAGGGCGCCCGGCCCTTGATCGGGGCACGTCACCAGCAGCAACTCGTCCCCCGCCCGCACCTGGTAGTCGACCTTCTCGCCGAGGAAAGTCCGCGCGACGACGCGCCCGGGAACTTCACCGGCGGCGCCCGGGCCGTCGGGCGCGATCCCGACCGCCTCGGGCCGTATCGCCACGCGCGCGGCCTCGCCCGCCCGCGGCCCCACGTCGCCGGCAACCCGCAGACGGGCTCCCGCGACCTCCACCAGCGCGCCGCCGGCGCCCCGCTCGACCACGCGCCCGCGCAGGAAATTCACCCGGCCGATGAACTGCGCCACGAAGGCGGAGGCGGGACGGTGATAGAGGTCCTCGGCCCGTCCCTCCTGCACCACCACCCCTTGGCTCATGACCGCGATGCGGTCGGAGACCGCCATCGCCTCCTCCTGATCGTGCGTGACGTACACGGCAGTGATGGACAGCTCCTTCTGGAGGCGCCGGATCTCCTCCCGCATCTGCACCCGGAGCTTGGCGTCGAGATTCGAGAGCGGCTCGTCGAAGAGGAGCACGCGGGGACGGATCACGATGGCGCGGGCCAGCGCCACGCGCTGCTGCTCGCCGCCGGAGAGCTGATGCGGCTGCTGGGCCTCGTAGCGCGAGAGACCCACCAGGGCGAGCACCTCCCCCACCCGGCGCGTCGTCTCCGCCCGCTCCACGCCGCGGATGCGCAGGCCGTAGGCGACGTTGTCGAACACGGTGAGGTGCGGAAACAGCGCGTAGCTCTGGAACACAAAGCCGATGTCCCGCTGATTCGCCATGAGGGCGGTGACGTCGCGATCGCCGATCCAGACGCGCCCGGCGTCCGGCGCTTCGAAGCCCGCGATCATCCGGAGCGTGGTGGTCTTGCCGCAGCCCGAGGGCCCGAGCAGCGTCAGGAACTCTCCCGGGGCCACCGCCAGGCTTACCTCGCGCACCGCCCAGAGATCACCCTTCACCCGGTGGCGGAAGCGCTTGGAGAGGCCCTTGACGCGGACCATACTCAACCGCCCAGCACGCTGCCGAGGGAGGCCGAGCCGGGCGCGCTGAACGTCCGGAGCACGCGGCCGATGAGGGCGATCACCACGTACACGATGGCGACCACCAGCACGGAGAAGGCGGCGGCCGGCCCGAGCGACAGCTCCGTCATGTTCTCCAGGATGCGTACGGTGATGAGCGTCCAGTTGATCGACACCAGGAAGATCGTGGCGCTGATCGCGGTCATCGACCGGATGAACACCACGCCCAGCCCCGCGAAGAACGCCGGGACGACCAGCGGGAGTGTCACCCGGTAGAAGGTCGTGGCGCTGGAGGCGCCCAGGCCGAGCGAGGCCTCCTCGAGGCTGGGATCGATCTGCTGGAGCTGCGCCACCGTCGCGCGGATGCCGGTGGGGCTGTAGCGGAAGACATAGCAGGCCACGATGATGAGGGCCCCGCCGGTGAGCGCGATGGGCGGATCGTTGAACGCGATGAGATACGCGATGCCGACGATGGTGCCCGGCAGCGCGTAGTTCAGCATGGACACCACCTCCATCGCCGCGCGGCCGGGAAAGCGCTTCCGCGCCACCAGATAGCCCACGAGGACGCCGTAGGCGCCGCCCAGCGGCATGCTGAGCCCCGCGATGATGAGCGTGTCGCGGATGGCGCGCGCGCCCTCGGTGAAGATCACGTGGTAGTGGCGCCACGTCCACGCATGGTTGGCGCCCAGGGCCACCACCGCCGACGCGTAGAGGAGCAGCGCGTAGAAGTACGCGATCACCGCCGCCACCGCGAGGCAGGCGCCCACGAGGACGGGGCGCAGCCAGGGCGCCACCGTCTTGACCGCGGTCCGAGCCCCCGCCTTCCCCGACACCGTCACGTAGTACCGGCGGCTCACCCAGTAGCGCTGGAGGAGGTAGACCCCGAAGGCCGGCACGAGCAGCGCGAAGGACAGCACCGCGCCGCCCCGCAGGTCGAAGAGGCCGGTGATCTGCAGATACGCCTGGGTCGGGAGCACCGGGAAGGCGTTCCCCGCCAGGATGAGCGGGGTGGCGAAGTCCGCCAGCGACGCGGCGAAGAGCAGGAGGAACGCGTTGGCGAGGCCGGGGATGGCGAGCGGCACCGTCACCGTCCGGAACACCTGCGCGCGCGAGGCGCCCAGCGAGAGCGCCATGTCTTCCACGTTGGCGTCGATGGCGGCGAGCACCGGGCGGAGGGTCAGGTAGGCAATGGGGAAGTAGGTCACCGTCTCGGAGAAGAACGTCGTGGTGAGGCCGTAGACGGACACGCCCTTGATGCCGAGCAGCTGATAGGTGATGAGCCCGCGCGGGCCGAACGAGAAGATCATGGCGATCGCCGTGGTGAACGGCGGCGAGATGAGGGGCAGGAGCGTCACCGCGTCGAGCACGCCGAGCCACCCGCGCCCGAGACCGGCGCGGCTCGCGGTGAGGGCGAAGAGGAAGCCGAGGGCGGTGCCCGCGAGCCCGACCAGCATGGCGAGGAGGAGGCTATTGCCGAAGGCGCGCAGCTGATGGGGATCCGCGAGGATGGCAAGAGCGCTCCCGAGGGAGAGTCGACCGCCGTCGGTGGCCACGCGCCCCAGCAGGCTCAGGAGCGGATAGAGGACGAAGAGAGCGAGAAGGCCCCACAGGAGGAGCACCGTCACGCGGAGCGCGGGATCCCGTCCCCGCATTGCGGGCGCCCGCGCCCTCACTCCTTGGCGTTCAGGACTTCGTTGACCCAGCGCTCCACGATGCGCTTGCGGTTGGCCCCGGCGTAGGCGTCGTCGATGGGAAAGATCTTGGCGCCCTTGAGCACCTCGGCCAGGCTCGCCTCCACCGCCACGTCGGGATGGGCGGGCACGAAGTTGATCTTGTGCTTGGCGAAGAGCCCCTGCATGGCGGACGAGGTGGCCCAGTCGATGAGCTTCTTGCCCAGCTCGGGGTTCTTGGCGCCCTTGAGCAGCGCCACTGCCTCCGCGGAGGTGCCGATGCCCTCCTTGGGGAAGGAGATCGACACGTCGTAGCCCTTCGCCTTGGTGTCGAGCGCGTCCACGATGAAGAAGATGCCGGCGCCCGCCTGGCCGAGCCCCACGGGCAGCGTGCCGCCGCCGCCGCTCTTCGTGTAGACCTGCACGTTCTTCCGCAGCTTCTTCATGTAGTCGAAGGCCTTGGTCTCGTCGCGGCCGTTCACCTCGAGGACGGAGAAGATGCGCGTGACCGCAGTGCCCGAGGTCCGGGCGTCGGCCATCTGGAGCATGTTCTTGTAGGCGGGATTCAGGAGATCTTCCCAGGACGCGGGGGGCTTGAGGTTGTTCTCCTTGAGGAACTTGCTGTTGCTCATGAACACGAGGGGATCGTCGGCGATGGCCACCCACTGCCCGTCGGCCTGCTTGAAGCGCGCGGGCAGCTTGGCGAAGGACGGCGGCTTGTACGCCTCGAAGATGCCCTCCTTGATGCCGGCGGCGTGCGTCTCCACCGGGCCGCCGAAGAGCACGTCGACCCGCGGGTTGTTCTTCTCCGCGATGACGCGGGCGAGGGCCTCGCCAGAGGAGAAGCGCACGAAGTTCACCTTGATCCCGGTAGCCTTCTCGAATTCCTCGAACATCGGCCGCGCCCAGTTCTCGGGCCAGATCGAATAGGCGTTGACGGTCTGCTGGGCGGCGGCGGGCGCCGCCCACCCGAGCGCGGCAGCGAGGACCAGGACGATCATGCGCATGAGGCTCTCCCTCTCTGGGATCTAGCGATGCTCGTAGCCGGGCGAGATCTCCGACTCCATCTCGGCGGGCGATGCGGGGCGGCCGTCGAACCACATGGCCGTCTGCTCGCCGATCGGTCGGCGGCGGTTGATGCGTA
Coding sequences within it:
- a CDS encoding ABC transporter permease, with the protein product MSIGTLAPPLEAAALARPAEGSRVWRKLVRNPAALAGALVLLVVVGAAVFAPWVAPQDPTRQSLIRRFIPPVWADGGKAAHLLGTDQVGRDILSRIIYGARVSLLVGVSAVAVSLTVGVTLGLLAGFLHGRVDTVITTVVDVWLSFPQLLLALAFVAALGPSLTTIIVVLGFTGWERYTRVVRAEVLALREKDFVEAARAMGASATRTIMRHLLPNTFSSIIVLATLQVAQAILQEAALSFLGVGTGSAYPTWGQMIALGRDFVSVAWWLPTFPGLAILVTVLAINLVGDRLRDALDPRIG
- a CDS encoding M20/M25/M40 family metallo-hydrolase, producing the protein MATNGMVREALGDLDARLDHWKRTLVDLCRIPSMSAAGFPPDEVRRSAQAVAQTLRDAGVEHVEVLEIPGVHPYVYGDWLHRPGAPTVLLYGHHDVQPPGRSEKWLSPAFEPTERDGRLYGRGTADDKGGVMAHVAAVGAYLRAAKTLPLNVKFIIEGEEEIGSMNLGRFLEHHKAKMAADFIVLTDTGNYDVGHPALTYQLRGICQVDVEVHGLHQPLHSGYSGPVPDPVQILCAMIADLRTQDGALNVPGLYKKVARPSAKQLARLRKLPLAEGKFKRDSGMLPGVRLWGEKKYSLLERMWTRPALTVIALEARPFLGSSNQIIEAAKARLSLRTVPGMDAREAGRLIVKKLTAKPPFGMKVRATVTGTSPWWTTDPEGPAFEAARAALKAGFGKETAMVGAGGTIGFVQPFADLLRGAPCILMGVIDPNSQAHSENESLHLGDWVKAMRSTIHLYDALAAVPRR
- a CDS encoding LLM class flavin-dependent oxidoreductase, producing MAAPLTFGTNRFGFPDPARLAATCRDAEAAGFDHLWFPDSQLRNGDVFVNVLTAAQATRHAKVGTLLVNPVTRHPSVIAASAAAVDMYAPGRVFLGIGSGDTAVWQVGLRPARLAEQEAAVKMIRALLAGEGVPLGWTAPSRLQTPRPVPVVVAGSGPKTLRMAGRSADGVVIRIGADPALVQWGYDEFCAGAREAGRDPATLWVAGHFHTVLSDDVDLAEARGRVMAAGYYEVNRGTWERLGLRWPCAPIERILEEVRPDFHHAYDMALAAKHVEAIPVEVARRFCLMGSAADVRLQLEGLVERVPWMRHVILQPNMPGPSFIEACGAEVLRAFR
- the gndA gene encoding NADP-dependent phosphogluconate dehydrogenase, with amino-acid sequence MSIPAPARASADVGLIGLAVMGENLALNIADHGYRVAVYNRTTAVTEKFLSQHLDTPGGLVGAAALPDFVTALRKPRKIIVLVKAGPPVDAIVEQLLGAGVEPDDIVVDCGNSQWTDTIRREKQYAAGCRFFGSGVSGGELGARFGPSMMPGGHPESWQHLRPIWEAVAAKVDARTGVPLEDYAPGKPVTGGEPCTAYIGPNGAGHYVKMVHNGIEYIDMQLISEAYHLLSTLGGMKPDALSETFAEWNRGELSSYLIQITADILRQRDPANPRRFFVDAVLDAAGQKGTGKWTSVSALDMGIPANAIAEAVFARCLSALKEERVAASKVLKGPRAPYRGSKNKLTESVRRALYSSKICAYAQGFQLMRAAQDEYKWTLDFGTIAAIWRGGCIIRARFLQKITDAYRRDPKLVNLMLDPYFKRALASGQDAWREVVSLAAKHGIPAPAFSSALAYFDGYRAARLPANLLQAQRDYFGAHTYERVDAPRGKFFHVDWPDPKRPQLPV
- the trpS gene encoding tryptophan--tRNA ligase; the encoded protein is MRKTILTGDRPTGPLHLGHYVGSLKQRVALQREHDTYVLIADLQALTDHVDAPEQIREHVSEVALDYLAVGIDPAVATVVVQSQVAELAELTFYFLNLVTVARLQRNPTVKDEMRQKGFEADVPAGFLVYPVSQAADIAAFKAHLVPVGDDQLPMIEVAAEIVRRFNRLYPGEAGPVLIEPEALLGAVSRLPGTDGDAKMSKTLGNVINLSDPPDVVAARVRGMFTDPKHVRVEDPGTVEGNPVFAYLDAFDPDPAEVARLKQRYRAGGLGDTVVKRRLLEVLEALLEPIRRRRAEWAGDRAAVGRVLHEGTARGRAVAAATLGEVRRAMRLYGAG
- a CDS encoding DUF222 domain-containing protein, yielding MPTLMPTVQPAHPQVAALELLGDEIAELSARLDAATARLLTLIREFDERRGWNTGFRSCAEWLSWRVGLEPGAARERVRVAHALANLPLLSDALARGELSYSKVRALTRIATPETEVRLLTVGRAGTVAHVERIVRGWRRVDRLAEAREAGVQQRNRAFHTHYDDDGMLVIHGRLAPEVGALLRQALHAACDTLFREQGGNTSESDAQRRADALARIVETALHHGMNSGTSGERYQVVIHVDGGQSVLEDGPHVSAETSERLTCDATRTWIRHDQSGTPVEVGTRTRAISPALRRALEYRDHGCRFPGCGVRHGQGHHIRHWARGGPTALANLVTLCRHHHRAVHEEGYQIAREADGTLRFYEPDGTPLLEVPPPVLLGENPVAAIRALNDQEGVRIGPRTGLSEWRGERFDVGWAIDVLHPRANPAR